In a genomic window of Desulfomicrobium apsheronum:
- the tnpB gene encoding IS66 family insertion sequence element accessory protein TnpB (TnpB, as the term is used for proteins encoded by IS66 family insertion elements, is considered an accessory protein, since TnpC, encoded by a neighboring gene, is a DDE family transposase.), protein MLRMPATKVYLAPGVTDMRAGIDRLSMTVQGHLALDPFSGHLFVFCNRKRDALKVLYWDRNGFCLWHKRLEKHRFCWPEHAAEVMNITAQQLGWLLDGLTISPRGAHPNLVYKSLI, encoded by the coding sequence ATGCTGAGGATGCCCGCGACCAAGGTCTATCTCGCCCCTGGAGTTACGGACATGCGGGCCGGAATCGACCGATTAAGCATGACGGTTCAGGGCCACCTGGCCTTGGACCCCTTCTCCGGGCACCTTTTCGTATTCTGCAACCGCAAGCGTGATGCGCTCAAGGTTCTGTACTGGGATCGCAACGGCTTCTGCCTCTGGCACAAGCGCCTTGAGAAACATCGCTTCTGCTGGCCGGAGCACGCGGCCGAGGTCATGAATATTACCGCACAACAGCTCGGCTGGCTCCTCGATGGTCTCACGATCAGTCCTCGTGGGGCACATCCGAATCTGGTATACAAATCTCTGATTTAG